Proteins found in one Marinitoga litoralis genomic segment:
- the mnmG gene encoding tRNA uridine-5-carboxymethylaminomethyl(34) synthesis enzyme MnmG: MNFEDDLKYDVIVVGAGHAGIEAAYASARMGMKTLLLTINLDNVGWAPCNPAVGGPAKGIVTREIDALGGLQAKVTDKSMINIRMLNTKKGPAVRALRAQIDKYEYSQNMKEFLHSTPNLLLRYGLVKELIVENKKVKGVITELGVKYEAKAVILTTGTFLRGKIFVGRSVFESGRMGDFPAKGLSKSLIDNGIKLGRFKTGTPARILKDSIDFSKMERQDTADEPLAFSYSSEPKVLDKDYPCWLTRTTEETHNIIKKYLMFSPLYGDVKLIESVGPRYCPSIEDKVVKFNKESHQLFVEPEGRKTKEYYINGLSTSLPYEAQIQMVRSVPGLENAIIVRPAYAVEYDFAYPDQLQHSLESKIIEGLFFAGQINGTSGYEEAAGQGLIAGINAALKIRGEDPFILSRSESYIGVLIDDLIIKGTNEPYRLLTSRAEFRLLLRHDNAHLRLAKYGYKYGLISKDFYEKVIKLDKEIDEQIERLKNIKVKPNNKINDILIKKGSTPIKAGMSLYEILKRPQILYNDIIEFDQAPIKDSELLEQVEIEIKYGGYIKRMMEDVERMKNLEKEKIPENIDYSKVPNLAFEAVEKLSKVKPKSVGQAMRIPGITPADIMNLTMYLKSK; encoded by the coding sequence ATAAATTTTGAAGATGACTTGAAATATGATGTAATTGTTGTTGGTGCAGGTCACGCTGGGATAGAAGCTGCATATGCATCTGCAAGAATGGGTATGAAAACGTTATTACTAACAATTAATTTAGATAATGTAGGTTGGGCTCCTTGTAATCCGGCTGTTGGAGGGCCTGCAAAAGGTATTGTTACTAGGGAAATAGATGCTTTAGGTGGGTTACAAGCTAAAGTAACAGATAAGAGTATGATAAACATTAGAATGTTGAACACTAAAAAAGGTCCTGCTGTAAGAGCTTTAAGAGCTCAAATTGATAAATACGAATATTCTCAAAATATGAAAGAATTTTTACATTCAACACCTAACTTATTATTAAGATACGGACTTGTAAAAGAATTAATTGTTGAAAATAAAAAAGTTAAAGGTGTTATTACAGAGTTAGGTGTAAAATATGAGGCAAAGGCTGTAATATTAACTACGGGAACATTCTTACGCGGAAAAATTTTTGTAGGTAGAAGCGTATTTGAATCTGGAAGAATGGGAGATTTCCCAGCTAAAGGTTTAAGTAAATCTTTAATAGATAACGGCATTAAATTAGGAAGATTTAAAACCGGAACACCTGCTAGAATATTAAAAGATAGTATCGATTTCTCTAAAATGGAAAGACAAGATACAGCCGATGAACCTTTAGCATTTTCTTATTCTTCAGAACCTAAGGTTTTAGATAAAGATTACCCATGTTGGCTTACAAGAACAACTGAAGAAACACATAATATTATTAAAAAGTATTTAATGTTTTCCCCATTATATGGCGATGTAAAGTTAATAGAAAGTGTTGGTCCGAGATATTGTCCTTCAATAGAGGATAAAGTTGTTAAATTCAACAAAGAATCTCACCAGCTATTTGTTGAACCAGAAGGTAGAAAAACAAAAGAATACTATATTAATGGTTTAAGTACTAGTTTACCCTACGAAGCTCAAATACAAATGGTAAGAAGTGTGCCTGGATTAGAAAATGCTATTATTGTAAGGCCTGCTTATGCTGTTGAGTATGATTTTGCATATCCAGATCAATTACAACATTCATTAGAATCCAAAATAATTGAAGGTTTATTTTTTGCGGGGCAAATAAATGGTACCAGCGGATATGAAGAAGCAGCAGGACAAGGTTTAATTGCAGGTATAAATGCTGCATTAAAAATACGTGGAGAAGATCCATTTATTTTATCTAGATCAGAATCATATATTGGAGTACTAATAGATGATTTAATAATCAAAGGCACAAATGAACCATATAGATTATTAACCTCTAGAGCAGAATTTAGACTTTTATTAAGACATGATAATGCTCATTTAAGGTTAGCAAAATATGGTTATAAATATGGATTAATATCTAAAGATTTTTATGAAAAAGTAATAAAATTAGATAAAGAAATAGATGAGCAAATCGAAAGATTGAAAAATATAAAAGTAAAGCCAAATAATAAAATTAATGATATACTAATTAAAAAAGGTTCTACCCCAATAAAAGCCGGTATGAGTTTATATGAAATATTAAAAAGACCTCAAATTTTATATAATGATATTATAGAATTTGATCAAGCGCCAATTAAAGATTCCGAATTATTGGAACAAGTAGAAATTGAAATTAAATATGGTGGTTACATAAAAAGAATGATGGAAGATGTTGAAAGAATGAAAAATTTAGAAAAAGAAAAAATACCTGAAAATATTGATTATTCAAAAGTTCCAAACTTAGCATTTGAAGCTGTTGAAAAACTAAGTAAAGTAAAACCAAAATCTGTTGGGCAAGCTATGCGAATACCTGGTATTACACCTGCTGATATAATGAATTTAACAATGTATTTAAAGAGCAAGTAA
- a CDS encoding GNAT family N-acetyltransferase has product MEFKVLEEKDIDINILDNFNRFQETKFMYKDNEIIENHFIDDWTLQDKRNRALSLINTVKDGGIVVGVFENNNLIGFGKIPNKFLGEKNEYLELDSFHVSKEYRNKGIGKKLFLMLAKLAKEKGAKKLYIGAHPSIETQAFYRKMGCVPAKEIIREIYDREPLDIQLEFDLSNLI; this is encoded by the coding sequence ATGGAATTTAAAGTTCTTGAAGAAAAAGATATTGATATTAATATCCTTGATAATTTTAATAGATTTCAAGAAACCAAATTTATGTATAAAGATAATGAAATTATTGAAAATCATTTTATTGATGATTGGACATTACAGGACAAAAGAAATAGAGCTTTATCTTTAATAAATACAGTTAAAGATGGAGGTATAGTAGTAGGGGTTTTTGAAAATAATAATCTAATTGGATTCGGAAAAATTCCTAATAAATTTTTAGGCGAAAAAAATGAATATTTAGAATTAGATTCTTTTCATGTCAGTAAAGAGTATAGAAATAAAGGAATTGGTAAAAAACTTTTTTTAATGTTGGCCAAATTAGCCAAAGAAAAAGGTGCTAAAAAATTATACATTGGTGCTCATCCATCAATAGAAACTCAAGCATTTTATAGAAAAATGGGATGTGTGCCTGCAAAAGAAATAATTAGAGAGATTTATGACAGAGAACCATTAGATATTCAGCTAGAATTCGATTTATCTAATTTGATTTAA